The following coding sequences are from one Cryptococcus deuterogattii R265 chromosome 1, complete sequence window:
- a CDS encoding folylpolyglutamate synthase, which produces MASTKTYAEAVSLLNTCQSNAATIEAFRKSGGRLTEYAIAEMHDYLRRIGYKPEDLNALNVVHITGTKGKGSTSAFTERILRAHMPGKKIGLYTSPHLCAVRERIRINGEPISEVEFAKYFFEVWDRLEADSKPLTPQTPKFPVYFRLLTLLAFHAFLSSGVSATVLEVGIGGLYDSTNIVPKPVVTGITSLGLDHTAVLGNTIEEIAWNKAGIYKRGVPALSVVQDKGGDILKEVAKKNEAPFEVVPTIPPTPLGLPGSHQLINASLAVSLSSHFLSSQGYSFAPAIPPAVIPPSFLQPLASARWPGRCQLVKKGKITWLLDGAHTVESLRSCGEWVWDAEKEDRVPQVLIFNCSGGRAAESLLGELLESGARTRGISREEIARKFDSVIFCTNVTYIDGHFKSDLDAKAIDPNDLSQLATQNALRDAWLRLNPSFAADRVHAVASIQHAIRIVDSLGEKTVLVAGSLHLVGGVMEVAGLQDALSME; this is translated from the exons ATGGCAAGCACAAAGACTTATGCT GAGGCAGTCTCTCTCCTCAATACCTGCCAGTCTAATGCTGCGAC TATCGAGGCGTTTAGAAAATCAGGCGGACGATTAACCGAATATGCTATCGCCGAGATGCACGATTACCTGCGACGCATCGGTTACAAG CCAGAAGACCTCAATGCGCTTAATGTCGTGCATATCACTGGCACCAAGGGCAAAGGCTCCACCTCTGCCTTCACTGAACGGATTCTTCGTGCTCATATGCcaggcaagaagattgggCTCTACACCTCCCCTCATCTATGCGCGGTAAGAGAGAGGATCAGAATCAACGGAGAACCTATCTCGGAGGTCGAATTTGCAAAGTATTTCTTTGAAGTATGGGACCGGCTTGAGGCAGATTCAAAA CCATTGACACCTCAAACGCCCAAATTCCCAGTCTACTTCCGCCTACTCACACTTCTTGCATTCCATGCGTTCCTTTCCTCGGGAGTATCGGCTACAGTATTGGAGGTAGGTATTGGTGGTCTTTACGATTCGACAAATATCGTCCCCAAGCCTGTCGTCACAGGAATTACGTCTTTGGGTCTCGATCACACCGCTGTTTTGGGTAACACGATCGAGGAAATCGCTTGGAACAAGGCCGGTATCTACAAAAGAGGTGTACCTGCTTTGAGCGTCGTACAAGACAAAGGGGGAGATATTTTGAAGGAAGTGGCcaaaaagaatgaa GCTCCTTTTGAAGTTGTTCCAACTATTCCTCCGACTCCCCTGGGTCTGCCAGGAAGCCACCAGCTCATCAACGCCTCTCTCGCAGTTTCACTGTCTTCTcatttcctctcttcaCAAGGGTACAGTTTTGCTCCTGCGATACCCCCTGCCGTCATCCCTCCATCATTCCTCCAGCCTCTCGCTTCCGCTCGCTGGCCTGGACGATGCCAACTTGTCAAAAAGGGTAAAATTACTTGGTTGCTTGACGGCGCCCACACCGTCGAATCATTGAGATCATGTGGCGAATGGGTATGGGATGCGGAAAAAGAGGACAGAGTGCCTCAGGTGTTGATATTCAACTGCAGTGGTGGCAGAGCTGCTGAAAGCCTGTTGGGAGAACTTCTGGAATCTGGTGCCAGAACGAGGGGGATTAGTCGGGAAGAAATTGCCCGCAAATTTGATTCTGTGATTTTCTGCACAAACGTTACTTATATTGATGGTCATTTCAAATCCG ATCTTGACGCAAAGGCTATCGATCCTAATGATCTTTCGCAACTTGCCACTCAGAACGCCCTGCGTGATGCTTGGCTTCGCCTCAATCCGTCATTTGCTGCCGACAGAGTCCATGCTGTTGCATCTATCCAGCACGCCATTAGAATTGTTGACAGTCTTGGAGAGAAGACGGTTCTTGTTGCTGGTAGTTTGCATTTGGTCGGAGGTGTTATGGAAGTTGCCGGGTTGCAAGATGCGCTGAGTATGGAATAA
- a CDS encoding tryptophan 2 — MFPQRTPSVSLPPSHFLSLAPSFSQPNALYPSGAPSTSSTASNGLAPNTASLASADFEVDVRTGFLPATKNVERLSGEYEVWEEALDAARGSNVGDGVMLGGKREKDHLWRAGVESLPVLATDDLRASLPHLRRAHLVLTFLAHFYVHTTPPPDPSAQKEPVPIPPCISIPLLAVSPLLGLPPILTYADTVLWNFRPVNPLIAPSASSNPPTDIITTFTNTRSEEQFYLISALCEIAGAEALGLMRQSLDELFIADEKALRRLTVYLKKLATQIDRISDITMTLMNEVDPEEFYHLIRPWFRGGDADGPGSAGWDYLGLAADSAGAVAGTHEAESASTEGRRGKLFSGPSAGQSSLIHAIDVFLTVDHSPTEEERRAAMDAAENHPEQSGASIKMDSSPVNASMASSGSKPHGHNHGSIVPPVPNSNPSAAAPKSEATFLQRMLAYMPLSHRSFLIHLSTHPTPLRPLVLHFAASHPMLAQAYDGTLEALRRFRERHMRVVSKFIVQQARRKPGERIRRLTGMEDDDEDEGTMADAGELRGTGGTALFKFLKRCRDNTTKAMLQPTGAGYELK; from the exons ATGTTTCCGCAACGCACACCCTCTgtctctcttccgccaAGCCATTTCCTGTCCCTTGCTCCTTCGTTCTCACAACCTAACGCCCTTTACCCTTCCGGTGCGccttcaacttcatccACCGCCTCAAATGGCTTGGCACCCAATACTGCGTCGCTCGCATCAGCCGATTTTGAAGTCGATGTCCGTACCGGGTTTCTTCCAGCTACCAAAAATGTAGAACGACTGAGTGGAGAGTATGAGGTATGGGAGGAAGCATTGGATGCTGCGCGAGGCAGCAATGTGGGTGATGGAGTGATGCTGGGTGGTAAACGGGAGAAGGATCATTTATGGCGTGCAGGTGTTGAATCT TTACCTGTACTAGCGACGGATGATCTTCGGGCATCGCTGCCGCATCTTCGGAGGGCGCACCTTGTCCTTACGTTCCTCGCCCACTTTTACGTACACACAACCCCACCCCCCGACCCTTCAGCGCAGAAAGAGCCCGTCCCCATCCCCCCTtgcatctccatcccccTTCTCGCCGTGTCTCCACTCTTGGGTCTCCCACCTATTCTCACCTATGCTGACACCGTCCTCTGGAATTTCCGTCCCGTTAACCCCCTTATCGCTccctctgcctcctctAACCCACCCACCGACATTATCACCACATTTACAAACACCCGTTCCGAAGAGCAATTCTATCTCATTTCAGCTCTTTGTGAGATTGCTGGAGCTGAAGCTCTTGGTTTGATGCGACAGTCACTTGACGAGCTATTTATTGCGGATGAAAAGGCTCTTCGCAGACTCACCGTCTATCTCAAGAAACTTGCGACTCAAATCGATCGCATTAGTGATATTACTATGACGCTTATGAATGAAGTAGATCCTGAGGAGTTCTACCATCTCATCCGGCCTTGGTTCCGTGGTGGGGATGCGGATGGGCCTGGAAGTGCTGGTTGGGATTACCTTGGACTCGCTGCAGACAGCGCTGGTGCTGTCGCAGGTACTCACGAAGCGGAGAGCGCCAGTACAGAAGGTCGCAGAGGTAAACTTTTCTCGGGTCCTAGCGCCGGGCAGAGTTCTCTGATCCACGCCATTGATGTTTTCCTTACTGTTGATCACTCCCcgactgaagaagagagaagagcagccATGGATGCCGCGGAGAATCATCCAGAACAGAGTGGAGCGTCCATTAAGATGGATTCTTCTCCTGTGAACGCGTCAATGGCATCCTCCGGCTCCAAGCCTCATGGCCACAACCATGGCTCAATCGTACCTCCCGTCCCCAATTCCAACCCTTCGGCTGCCGCTCCCAAGTCAGAAGCCACCTTCTTGCAGCGAATGCTCGCATACATGCCTCTCTCTCACCGCTCCTTTTTGATTCACCTTTCCACTCATCCTACTCCTCTTCGGCCTCTAGTGCTGCACTTTGCGGCTTCTCACCCTATGCTGGCACAAGCCTATGATGGGACACTGGAAGCTCTTCGTCGATTCAGAGAAAGACACATGCGAGTAGTAAGCAAGTTTATTGTACAGCAGGCGCGGAGGAAACCGGGGGAGAGGATTAGGAGGTTGACAGgcatggaggatgatgatgaagacgaggggACAATGGCGGATGCAGGAGAGTTGAGAGGTACAGGTGGCACGGCATTATTTAAGTTCCTAAAACGGTGTAGGGACAATACTACAAAAGCCATGTTGCAGCCTACTGGTGCTGGTTACGAATTGAAATGA